The sequence below is a genomic window from Deinococcus sp. Marseille-Q6407.
TTACCGCGGCCTGCGTCACCGCCGTGGCCTGCCCGTCCGCGGCCAGAAGACCAAGACCAACGCCCGCACCCGCAAAGGTCCCAAGAAGACCGTTGCCGGGAAGAAAAAGGCAGCGAGGTAAGCCATGGCGAAGACCACCAAGGGCAGGGCACCCCGCCGCAGCCGCCGCAACATCGCAGCTGGCCGCGCCTACGTGCATGCCAGCTACAACAACACCATCGTCACCATCACCGATCAGGACGGCAACTCCGTCGCCTGGTCGAGTGGCGGCACCATCGGCTACAAAGGCAGTAAGAAGGGTACCCCCTACGCTGCTCAGCTGGCCGCTGCCGACGCTGTGAAAAAGGCCCAGCAGACCTTCGGCATGAACTCGGTCGATGTGATCGTGCGTGGAAGCGGCTCCGGCCGTGAACAGGCGATCCGGGCTATTCAGGCCAGCGGCATCGAAGTGCGCTCCATCATGGACGACACTCCCGTGCCTCACAACGGCTGCCGCCCCAAGAAGAAGTTCCGCGCCTAAGCGCAACGCGCGAACCCACCTGCCCCGCTTCCCTTTGCAGCTGGCCTCTAAGCCAGCCGGCAATCAGGCCCACCACAGGCCGAGGAAGCGGTTCTGGCGGCCAGTCCGCCTGAGCAGCAGAGGGTCGCAACAGACCAGGGCACCTTCCCAGAGTGCCTCTTAAGGAGAAATATGGGTCGTTTTAGTGGTTCTATCGTCAAGCAAAGCCGCCGTGAAGGAATCAACTTGGCGGAAACCGAAAAGGTTCAGAAGTACCTGGACCGCCGTCCTTATGCCCCCGGTCAGCACGGCCAGCGCCGTGGCCGCGGCCGCCCCAGCGACTACTCGGTTCGTCTGCGTGAAAAGCAGAAGCTGGCGCGTCTGTACGGCATGAACGAAAAGCAGTTCCGTAACCTCTTCGAAGAAGCCACCCGCCAGCCGGGCGTGCTGGGCACCGTGTTCCTGCAGCTGCTGGAACGCCGGCTCGACAACGTCGTATTCCGGATGGGCTTTGCCAGCACCCGCCGCCAGGCCCGTCAGTTCGTGGGCCACGGTCACATCCTGGTGAACGGCAAGAAAGTGGACATCCCCTCTTACCGCGTCAAGATCGGTGACGAAATCACCGTGGCGGAAAAAAGCCGTTCGATGGGCTTCGTTCAGGAAAACATGGAAGCCATGAAGCGCCGCCGCCCCAGCCCCTGGATGGAAGTGAACGCCGAAACCTTCAGCGGCACCTTCAGCCGCCTGCCGGCACGCGAAGACCTGGCCCTGCCTATCAACGAAAACTTCATCATCGAGTACTACTCGCGCTAACCCTGGAGGTCCCATGGATCAGAAGCGCCCTCAACTCAAAGCCCGCGTCGAAGGAAATTATGGCGAGTTCGTGCTCGAACCACTCAAGCGTGGTTACGGGGTCACCATTGGCAACCCTATTCGGCGCATTCTGATGTCCTCGATTCAGGGTACGGCCGTCACCAGTGTTTACATTGAAGACGTGCTGCACGAGTTCTCGACCATTCCTGGGGTCAAAGAAGACGTTATTCGTCTGATCCTGAACCTCAAGGAACTGGTGGTGAAGTTTCACGCTCCGGGTCCCAAGACCCTGACGCTGCGTGCTCAGGGCCAGGGCGTAATTCACGCCTCGGACTTCGAGGTGCCCAGCGACGCCGAGATTGTCAATCCCGATCTGGAAATTGCCACCCTGGCCGAAGATGGTCAGCTGGTCATGGAAGTGCGCGTGGAAGAAGGCGAAGGCTACCTGTCTGCCGACAAACACGCCACCAAGGACCGGATCAACTCGATCCCGGTGGACGCCATGTTCAACCCAGTGCGCCGCGTGGCTTATCAGGTGGAAAACACCCGTGTGGGCCGCCAGACCGACCTGGACAAGCTGACCCTGCGCATCTGGACGGATGGCAGCGCCACGCCCCAGGACGTGCTGGATCAGGCGATTGACATCCTGCGTGAAGAGCTGCTGGTTTTTGGTTCTGTCGAAGAACTGGAAGACCCCGAAGGCGCAGCGCCGGATTACACCGTTTCTGCGGAGGCTGCCCAGCCGGAAGCCGAAGCGGCAACCCAGAGCAACGACCTCGCTGAAGAGAGCGCGGCCAACGGTGAACCCAGTGTCAGCCTGGAAGGGCTGGGTCTGACCACCCGCGTCCTGCACTCGCTCAAAGAAGAAGGCATCGACAGTGTCGACGCCCTGTGCGCCCTGAGTGACCGCGACCTGAAAAAGGTTCCTGGCATCGGTGAACGCAGCCTGGACGAAATCAAGCAGCAGCTGGCCCAGTTCGGCAAAGCGCTGCGCGACTGAGCATCCCGCCCACTTTCTGCTTCCGGGAGCTTTTTTCCCGGGACCGCCCCCTCACCCACAAAGGAGAACTGCTATGCGTCACGGAAAAGCTGGCCGCAAG
It includes:
- the rpsK gene encoding 30S ribosomal protein S11, whose product is MAKTTKGRAPRRSRRNIAAGRAYVHASYNNTIVTITDQDGNSVAWSSGGTIGYKGSKKGTPYAAQLAAADAVKKAQQTFGMNSVDVIVRGSGSGREQAIRAIQASGIEVRSIMDDTPVPHNGCRPKKKFRA
- a CDS encoding DNA-directed RNA polymerase subunit alpha, which gives rise to MDQKRPQLKARVEGNYGEFVLEPLKRGYGVTIGNPIRRILMSSIQGTAVTSVYIEDVLHEFSTIPGVKEDVIRLILNLKELVVKFHAPGPKTLTLRAQGQGVIHASDFEVPSDAEIVNPDLEIATLAEDGQLVMEVRVEEGEGYLSADKHATKDRINSIPVDAMFNPVRRVAYQVENTRVGRQTDLDKLTLRIWTDGSATPQDVLDQAIDILREELLVFGSVEELEDPEGAAPDYTVSAEAAQPEAEAATQSNDLAEESAANGEPSVSLEGLGLTTRVLHSLKEEGIDSVDALCALSDRDLKKVPGIGERSLDEIKQQLAQFGKALRD
- the rpsD gene encoding 30S ribosomal protein S4 → MGRFSGSIVKQSRREGINLAETEKVQKYLDRRPYAPGQHGQRRGRGRPSDYSVRLREKQKLARLYGMNEKQFRNLFEEATRQPGVLGTVFLQLLERRLDNVVFRMGFASTRRQARQFVGHGHILVNGKKVDIPSYRVKIGDEITVAEKSRSMGFVQENMEAMKRRRPSPWMEVNAETFSGTFSRLPAREDLALPINENFIIEYYSR